The Bombus vancouverensis nearcticus chromosome 2, iyBomVanc1_principal, whole genome shotgun sequence genome window below encodes:
- the Eip78C gene encoding ecdysone-induced protein 78C isoform X3: MSRDSVRYGRVPKRSRERGPEDTVPTTTSTTTTTGVQQLTSPAGANNNNNNTNNNNNNTSSQNNNNNSQAQNAIPCVPPAAVVEADQSDADVKQLAVYDVILQVSQAHHAHCGFTEESTRGIVRKPMIIPASTSSQPASPEDPEAASSTAETVESQRIWLWQQFATRITPSVQRVVEFAKRVPGFCDLSQDDQLILIKVGFFEVWLSHISKMTTDSSMTFEDGTYITRQQMELMYEPDFVSALMQFTSALNAHQLSDTELGLFSGAVLLGERPGLNDVKTVQRLQDRLLEALKVQALRNHTVSGEATSAGGCSGVSSVSQRIPELRTLGARHANLLDWFRRNWTKLKLPPLFAEIFDIPKCEEDLQ, from the exons ATGTCCAGGGATT CCGTTAGATACGGCAGGGTGCCGAAACGTTCGAGGGAACGCGGCCCCGAAGACACAGTACCGACCACCACGTCAACGACCACTACCACCGGAGTACAACAACTCACGTCCCCTGCTGGTgctaacaataacaataataacaccaacaacaataacaacaacaccAGCAGCCaaaacaataacaacaacagcCAAGCACAGAACGCTATACCGTGTGTGCCGCCAGCTGCTGTGGTAGAGGCAGATCAGTCAGACGCGGACGTGAAACAGTTGGCGGTTTACGACGTGATACTTCAAGTTTCTCAGGCGCATCACGCTCACTGTGGCTTCACCGAGGAATCAACGAGGGGCATCGTCCGGAAACCGATGATAATACCG GCGAGTACTTCTTCGCAGCCCGCCAGCCCAGAGGACCCAGAGGCGGCATCCTCGACAGCAGAAACAGTTGAATCGCAAAGGATCTGGCTTTGGCAACAATTCGCCACTAGGATAACGCCATCGGTACAGAGGGTGGTGGAGTTTGCCAAAAGGGTGCCAGGATTTTGTGATCTTTCGCAGGACGATCAATTAATTCTGATTAAGGTCGGTTTCTTTGAAGTCTGGCTAAGCCATATCTCAAAGATGACCACTGACAGTTCGATGACATTCGAGGATGGTACTTATATCACTAGGCAACAAATGGAATTGATGTACGAG CCAGACTTCGTGTCTGCTTTGATGCAATTCACTTCGGCCTTAAACGCCCATCAACTATCGGACACCGAATTGGGCCTTTTCTCCGGCGCCGTTCTTCTGGGTGAAAGACCAGGTCTGAACGACGTGAAAACAGTGCAGAGGCTTCAGGATCGTCTTTTGGAGGCGCTGAAGGTTCAAGCGTTACGGAATCACACGGTTTCCGGCGAGGCTACTTCCGCGGGAGGTTGTTCCGGTGTCTCGAGCGTCTCACAAAGGATACCAGAATTAAGAACTCTGGGTGCCAGACATGCGAATCTGCTCGACTGGTTCAGGAGGAACTGGACCAAGCTCAAATTGCCACCCCTGTTTGCCGAGATATTCGACATTCCTAAGTGTGAAGAGGATCTTCAGTGA